The Bradyrhizobium betae genomic interval ACATGAAGGGCGGCATCGCCTGCTCGGTCGCCGCGGTGCTGGAGCATCTTGCCGCGAACGATGGCAAGCCGCGCGCCGACGGAAAAGGATCGATCTCGTTCCTGATCACCGGTGACGAGGAAGACGTCTCCATCAACGGCACCATCAAGCTGCTGAAATGGGCCGCGGAGCGCGGGGAAAAATTCGATCATTGCGTGCTCGGCGAGCCCTCCAATGTCGAGACGCTCGGCGACACCATCAAGGTCGGCCGCCGTGGTTCGCAATCCGGCACGCTCGTCGTCGACGGCGTGCAGGGCCATGTCGCCTATCCGCACCGCGCTTCCAATCCGGTGCCGGATATCTCGCGCCTGATCGTTGCCATCAGCGACGAGCCGCTCGACCATGGCAGCGCGCAGTTCCAGGCCTCGAATCTCGAATTCACCTCGGTCGACGTCGGCAACAAGGCCAACAACGTCATCCCCGGCGAGGCCCGCGCCAAGTTCAACATCCGCTACAACGACAACCACACCCAGGCGAGCCTGCGCGAGCTGGTCGAGACGCGGCTGACGAAAGCCTGCGGCAACCGCATCCGCGCCCGCATCGTCTGGGAGCCGTCGAACTCCAACGTGTTCGTGACCAAGCCCGGCCCGTTCACCGAACTCGCGGTCTCCGCGATCGAGGAGGTGACGGGCCGCAAGCCGGAGCTGTCGACCTCGGGCGGCACCTCGGACGCGCGCTTCATCTCCAGCTATTGCCCGGTGATCGAGTTCGGCCTGGTGGGGCAGACCATGCACCAGGTCGACGAGCGCGTGCCGGTGAAGGATCTGGAGAAGCTGACGCAGGTGTATTGCGGGATACTGACGCGGTATTTTGGGTAGGCGCGACTGCCGCCACAAACACAGCTGTCATCGCCCGACTTGATCGGGCGATCCAGTATTCCAGAGACGGCAGTGATTGAGCCGAGAGCCCGCGGCGTACTGGATGCCCCGGTCAAGCCGGAGCATGACAGCGGTGGGTGCGGCCAGAGCACGCGCTCTCAGCCCCTCGGCCCCTCTAATAATCCACCTGCACCAGGTACAGCCCGTCCGGCGGAGCGACGATGCCGCAGGCGGCGCGGTTGCGGGCTGCCAGTGCTGCGGAGAGATCGTCCGCGGTCCAGCGTCCCTCGCCGACCCACACCAGCGATCCCACCATCGAGCGCACCTGGCTGTGCAGGAACGACCGCGCCGAGGTGATGATGGTGATCTCGCGCCCGTCGCGCAGCACGTCGAGCTGGTCGAGCGTCTTCTCCGGCGATTTGGCCTGGCACTCGGTATCGCGAAAGGTCGTGAAATCGTGCCTGCCGAGCAGGCGTTGTGCCGCCGCATGCATCGCGTCGGTATCGAGCTTGCGCGGCACGCGCCAGGCGTGGCCGATGTCGAGCGCGAGATTGGCGCGGGTGTTGACGATGCGGTAGCGGTAGTGGCGCTTGATGGCCGAGAAGCGCGCCTCGAAGCTGTCAGGCACGATCTCGGCCTCCAGCACCGCGATCGGATGCGGGCGCAGATGGGCGTTGAGACCATCGCGAAAACGGCCGGGCGGAAACTGCTTCTCGATGTCGACATGCGCGACCTGGCCGCGCGCATGCACGCCGGCATCGGTGCGGCCGGCACCGTGCACGCGCAGATCCGCACCGGTCATCGCCTTCACCGCCGCCTCCAGCGCGCCCTGCACCGACGGCAGCGTGTCCTGCACCTGCCAGCCGAAGAACGGCGCGCCGTCATATTCGATGGTGAGCTTGTAGCGGGGCATCAGTGTCCAGTTCCGCTGTCATCGCCCGGCTTGACCGGGCGATCCAGTACTCCGAGACACCTCTATTCGGCCGAGAAGCCTCAGCGTACTGGATACCCCGCCTTCGCGGGGTATGACAGTGTCAGTTGAATTTG includes:
- the dapE gene encoding succinyl-diaminopimelate desuccinylase translates to MTDALSIARDLIRCPSVTPADAGALGVLEHALTAAGFTCHRVTFSEPGTADVDNLYARIGTEAPHITFAGHTDVVPPGDESAWSVGAFSGEVKDGFLHGRGAVDMKGGIACSVAAVLEHLAANDGKPRADGKGSISFLITGDEEDVSINGTIKLLKWAAERGEKFDHCVLGEPSNVETLGDTIKVGRRGSQSGTLVVDGVQGHVAYPHRASNPVPDISRLIVAISDEPLDHGSAQFQASNLEFTSVDVGNKANNVIPGEARAKFNIRYNDNHTQASLRELVETRLTKACGNRIRARIVWEPSNSNVFVTKPGPFTELAVSAIEEVTGRKPELSTSGGTSDARFISSYCPVIEFGLVGQTMHQVDERVPVKDLEKLTQVYCGILTRYFG
- the truA gene encoding tRNA pseudouridine(38-40) synthase TruA, which gives rise to MPRYKLTIEYDGAPFFGWQVQDTLPSVQGALEAAVKAMTGADLRVHGAGRTDAGVHARGQVAHVDIEKQFPPGRFRDGLNAHLRPHPIAVLEAEIVPDSFEARFSAIKRHYRYRIVNTRANLALDIGHAWRVPRKLDTDAMHAAAQRLLGRHDFTTFRDTECQAKSPEKTLDQLDVLRDGREITIITSARSFLHSQVRSMVGSLVWVGEGRWTADDLSAALAARNRAACGIVAPPDGLYLVQVDY